In a genomic window of Tripterygium wilfordii isolate XIE 37 chromosome 8, ASM1340144v1, whole genome shotgun sequence:
- the LOC120004464 gene encoding UPF0496 protein At3g49070 isoform X1 — translation MSYCERVMSSLLLCCLLFLLASSASKVNDVDVREEYANAFRTESYNEFWTRVLALSCKDSASCIPLGFTAARLPSYRLFAEHLLDPDQPKVTKILALTRNQHPSCALLSDYFIQTANAFRLCGNLLRDIDHTRVKFRSLKKTLKSLETVDVENHAPAILTRLAEFTNSVNLFAPFAPSPSRVRLIQASCSLLLNKLETSRDKIRAKLRLANKLKHGSALFLVTLTASLTVIVATHAIALLVATPSLIAASLEFASTRRLARVSAQLDTATKGTFIMNKDLDTISRHVTRVNDDIEHMRAMGKFWVERGEDRLHTSYEVARQVKMNDASFSDQLDELEEHLYLCFMTINRARNIVVKEILDPGQPTRSSYIL, via the coding sequence atgagctATTGTGAACGTGTGATGTCTAGTTTGTTACTTTGTTGccttttgtttcttctagcGTCTAGTGCAAGCAAAGTGAATGACGTGGATGTACGCGAAGAATATGCTAATGCCTTTCGTACCGAATCATACAATGAGTTTTGGACACGTGTGCTTGCATTATCGTGTAAAGATTCTGCCTCGTGTATTCCTCTTGGATTCACCGCCGCTCGGCTTCCGTCCTACCGGCTCTTCGCCGAACATCTGTTGGATCCGGACCAACCCAAGGTTACCAAAATACTTGCCTTGACCCGAAACCAACACCCGAGCTGTGCCCTCCTCTCCGATTATTTTATTCAAACGGCCAATGCCTTTCGATTATGTGGCAATTTGTTGAGAGACATTGACCACACACGTGTAAAATTCCGATCTTTGAAAAAGACCCTCAAGTCCCTAGAAACCGTTGATGTTGAAAATCATGCCCCAGCAATCCTGACCCGATTAGCTGAATTCACCAACTCCGTTAACCTCTTTGCCCCGTTCGCTCCCTCTCCAAGTCGGGTTCGGCTCATCCAAGCCTCATGTTCGCTATTACTCAACAAACTCGAGACAAGCCGTGACAAAATTCGAGCAAAGCTTCGGCTGGCCAACAAACTAAAGCACGGCTCAGCTTTATTTCTCGTGACTCTAACGGCTTCACTAACAGTAATTGTTGCCACTCACGCAATCGCTTTACTAGTTGCGACGCCAAGCCTTATAGCGGCTTCACTCGAGTTTGCATCGACTAGGAGGCTAGCCAGGGTTTCGGCTCAGCTGGATACGGCTACAAAGGGTACATTTATAATGAACAAAGACTTGGACACAATTAGCCGGCATGTGACTCGGGTTAATGACGATATTGAGCACATGCGTGCGATGGGTAAGTTTTGGGTCGAGAGAGGAGAGGATCGGCTCCACACCAGCTATGAAGTGGCTCGCCAGGTGAAGATGAATGATGCCAGCTTTAGCGATCAGCTTGATGAGCTAGAAGAGCATCTGTACTTATGCTTCATGACCATTAATAGGGCAAGAAATATAGTTGTGAAAGAGATTCTGGATCCGGGTCAACCCACTCGGAGTTCCTACATATTATAA
- the LOC120004464 gene encoding UPF0496 protein At3g49070 isoform X2 has product MTKRIRAYITEFLSSTASSASKVNDVDVREEYANAFRTESYNEFWTRVLALSCKDSASCIPLGFTAARLPSYRLFAEHLLDPDQPKVTKILALTRNQHPSCALLSDYFIQTANAFRLCGNLLRDIDHTRVKFRSLKKTLKSLETVDVENHAPAILTRLAEFTNSVNLFAPFAPSPSRVRLIQASCSLLLNKLETSRDKIRAKLRLANKLKHGSALFLVTLTASLTVIVATHAIALLVATPSLIAASLEFASTRRLARVSAQLDTATKGTFIMNKDLDTISRHVTRVNDDIEHMRAMGKFWVERGEDRLHTSYEVARQVKMNDASFSDQLDELEEHLYLCFMTINRARNIVVKEILDPGQPTRSSYIL; this is encoded by the exons ATGACGAAGAGAATTAGAGCATACATCACAGAGTTTCTTTCAAGCACtg cGTCTAGTGCAAGCAAAGTGAATGACGTGGATGTACGCGAAGAATATGCTAATGCCTTTCGTACCGAATCATACAATGAGTTTTGGACACGTGTGCTTGCATTATCGTGTAAAGATTCTGCCTCGTGTATTCCTCTTGGATTCACCGCCGCTCGGCTTCCGTCCTACCGGCTCTTCGCCGAACATCTGTTGGATCCGGACCAACCCAAGGTTACCAAAATACTTGCCTTGACCCGAAACCAACACCCGAGCTGTGCCCTCCTCTCCGATTATTTTATTCAAACGGCCAATGCCTTTCGATTATGTGGCAATTTGTTGAGAGACATTGACCACACACGTGTAAAATTCCGATCTTTGAAAAAGACCCTCAAGTCCCTAGAAACCGTTGATGTTGAAAATCATGCCCCAGCAATCCTGACCCGATTAGCTGAATTCACCAACTCCGTTAACCTCTTTGCCCCGTTCGCTCCCTCTCCAAGTCGGGTTCGGCTCATCCAAGCCTCATGTTCGCTATTACTCAACAAACTCGAGACAAGCCGTGACAAAATTCGAGCAAAGCTTCGGCTGGCCAACAAACTAAAGCACGGCTCAGCTTTATTTCTCGTGACTCTAACGGCTTCACTAACAGTAATTGTTGCCACTCACGCAATCGCTTTACTAGTTGCGACGCCAAGCCTTATAGCGGCTTCACTCGAGTTTGCATCGACTAGGAGGCTAGCCAGGGTTTCGGCTCAGCTGGATACGGCTACAAAGGGTACATTTATAATGAACAAAGACTTGGACACAATTAGCCGGCATGTGACTCGGGTTAATGACGATATTGAGCACATGCGTGCGATGGGTAAGTTTTGGGTCGAGAGAGGAGAGGATCGGCTCCACACCAGCTATGAAGTGGCTCGCCAGGTGAAGATGAATGATGCCAGCTTTAGCGATCAGCTTGATGAGCTAGAAGAGCATCTGTACTTATGCTTCATGACCATTAATAGGGCAAGAAATATAGTTGTGAAAGAGATTCTGGATCCGGGTCAACCCACTCGGAGTTCCTACATATTATAA